A stretch of the Streptomyces ortus genome encodes the following:
- a CDS encoding FAD-dependent oxidoreductase — MNTDVNTDVNAVVDAVVETDVLIVGAGPTGLALALDLARHGTAALVVERAATLFPGSRGKGIQPRTQEVFDDLGVLDALRAGGGTYPVGMIWKDGQRQGEHRMSDEVEATEADPYAGLALMVPQWRTQEILYARLTELGGGVAFGRELVGLGQDADGVTASFASGPPVRASYAVAADGGRSAVRRALGIGMTGETVDPAPALVADIRVTGLDRDNWHFFPPTGAGPGLQGGFLGICPLPHTEDFQLAAGFADPSAEPDLSLDGIRKLVATRTHLSADDVTEVRWASEFRPRAAMADRFRDGRVFLAGDAAHVHSPAGGQGLNTSVQDAYNLGWKLAAVLRGSAPAALLDSYEEERMPIAAQMLGLSTGIHRGEVRRGAATQQLGLGYRGSALAVETRAGLPEDALRAGDRAPDGTRAGIRLFDAFRGPHWTLLTVGTNAQAAPDLPGIRTVRFPTYEAYGNGVFLVRPDGYVGWAGEYGEPDGSAEQAWGLPEYAAVVGVATQDPS, encoded by the coding sequence ATGAACACCGACGTGAACACTGACGTGAACGCGGTCGTGGATGCGGTCGTGGAGACCGACGTCCTGATCGTGGGCGCCGGGCCCACCGGGCTGGCCCTCGCGCTCGACCTCGCCCGGCACGGCACAGCCGCCCTGGTCGTGGAACGGGCAGCCACCCTCTTCCCCGGCTCACGGGGCAAAGGGATCCAGCCCCGCACGCAGGAGGTCTTCGACGACCTCGGCGTACTGGACGCGCTCCGGGCCGGCGGCGGCACGTACCCCGTCGGGATGATCTGGAAGGACGGGCAACGGCAGGGCGAGCACCGGATGTCCGACGAGGTCGAGGCGACGGAGGCCGACCCGTACGCGGGCCTCGCGCTGATGGTCCCGCAGTGGAGGACGCAGGAGATCCTGTACGCGCGCCTGACGGAGCTGGGCGGCGGCGTCGCCTTCGGCCGGGAACTGGTGGGCCTCGGCCAGGACGCCGACGGCGTGACGGCGAGCTTCGCGTCCGGTCCCCCGGTGCGGGCCAGCTACGCCGTCGCCGCGGACGGCGGCCGGTCGGCGGTGCGGCGCGCGCTGGGCATCGGGATGACCGGCGAGACCGTGGACCCGGCTCCGGCGCTGGTCGCGGACATCCGCGTCACCGGCCTCGACCGCGACAACTGGCACTTCTTCCCGCCCACCGGGGCCGGCCCGGGCCTCCAGGGCGGCTTCCTGGGGATCTGTCCCCTCCCCCACACCGAGGACTTCCAGCTGGCGGCCGGTTTCGCGGATCCGTCCGCCGAGCCCGACCTGTCCCTCGACGGCATCCGCAAGCTGGTCGCCACCCGCACGCACCTGTCCGCGGACGACGTGACCGAGGTCCGCTGGGCCTCCGAGTTCCGGCCGCGGGCCGCGATGGCGGACCGGTTCCGGGACGGGCGGGTCTTCCTGGCGGGCGACGCGGCCCACGTGCACTCACCCGCCGGCGGCCAGGGCCTCAACACCAGCGTCCAGGACGCCTACAACCTGGGCTGGAAACTCGCGGCCGTGCTGCGGGGGTCCGCCCCGGCCGCCCTCCTCGACTCCTACGAGGAGGAGCGGATGCCCATCGCCGCGCAGATGCTGGGCCTGTCCACCGGCATCCACCGCGGCGAGGTGCGGCGCGGCGCGGCCACCCAGCAGCTCGGCCTCGGTTACCGGGGCTCGGCGCTCGCGGTGGAGACACGCGCGGGCCTGCCCGAGGACGCCCTGCGGGCGGGCGACCGCGCACCGGACGGCACCCGGGCCGGGATCCGCCTCTTCGACGCCTTCCGCGGCCCGCACTGGACACTGCTCACGGTCGGCACGAATGCGCAGGCGGCACCGGACCTCCCCGGCATCCGCACGGTCCGCTTCCCCACGTACGAGGCGTACGGGAACGGGGTGTTCCTCGTCCGCCCGGACGGATACGTGGGATGGGCGGGCGAGTACGGCGAGCCGGACGGATCGGCTGAGCAGGCGTGGGGCCTGCCGGAGTACGCGGCGGTCGTGGGTGTCGCCACCCAGGATCCGTCCTGA